The following are from one region of the Synechococcus sp. CBW1108 genome:
- a CDS encoding HPP family protein, with protein sequence MREGWLAEQRRRGRAYQPHFQRRQLSVTWLGALLALSLLGLLGAWSGMVLLAAPLGASSVLLFGYPASPLAQPRNIVLGNLLGALVSVAAGAWLGRGPLVIALAVGLTVLLGQQLRCLHPPAGGLAFLGVVLGPTPLFVLTPVLSGSLLLVLLATGFSRWVKGALPYPHHWL encoded by the coding sequence ATGCGGGAAGGCTGGCTGGCGGAGCAGCGGCGGCGGGGGCGGGCCTATCAGCCCCACTTCCAGCGCCGCCAGTTATCTGTGACCTGGCTGGGTGCGCTGCTGGCGCTCTCCCTGCTCGGCCTACTCGGTGCCTGGAGCGGCATGGTGCTGCTGGCGGCGCCGCTGGGAGCCTCCTCGGTGCTGCTGTTCGGCTACCCCGCCAGCCCCCTGGCCCAGCCGCGCAACATCGTGCTCGGCAATCTGCTGGGTGCGCTGGTGAGTGTGGCGGCGGGGGCCTGGCTGGGCCGGGGGCCCTTGGTAATCGCCCTGGCGGTGGGGCTCACGGTTTTGCTCGGTCAGCAGCTGCGCTGCCTGCACCCGCCCGCCGGCGGGCTGGCGTTTCTGGGGGTGGTGCTTGGGCCCACGCCCCTGTTTGTGCTCACCCCCGTGCTCAGCGGCTCGCTGCTGCTGGTGCTGCTGGCGACCGGCTTCAGCCGCTGGGTGAAGGGGGCGCTGCCCTATCCGCACCACTGGCTGTGA